A genomic window from Camelina sativa cultivar DH55 chromosome 2, Cs, whole genome shotgun sequence includes:
- the LOC104729775 gene encoding dynamin-related protein 1A isoform X2: MENLISLVNKIQRACTALGDHGDSSALPTLWESLPAIAVVGGQSSGKSSVLESIVGKDFLPRGSGIVTRRPLVLQLQKIDDGTREYAEFLHLPRKRFTDFAAVRKEIQDETDRETGRSKSISSVPIQLSIYSPNVVNLTLIDLPGLTKVAVDGQSESIVKDIENMVRDYIEKPNCIILAISPANQDLATSDAIKISREVDPSGERTFGVLTKIDLMDKGTDAVEILEGRSFKLKYPWVGVVNRSQADINKNVDMIAARKREREYFSNTTEYRHLAHKMGSEHLAKMLSKHLEHVIKSRIPSIQSNINKTVLQLETELSRLGKPIAADAGGKLYSIMEICRLFDQIFKEHLDGVRAGGEKVYNVFDNQLPAALKRLQFDKQLAMDNIRKLVTEADGYQPHLIAPEQGYRRLIESSIVSIRGPAEASVDTVHAILKDLVHKSVNETVELKQYPALRVEVTNAAIESLDKMREGSKKATLQLVDMECSYLTVDFFRKLPQDVEKGGNPTHSIFDRYNDSYLRRIGSNVLSYVNMVCAGLRNSIPKSIVYCQVREAKRSLLDHFFAELGTMDMKRLSSLLNEDPAIMERRSAISKRLELYRAAQSEIDAVAWSK; encoded by the exons ATGGAGAATCTGATCTCTCTGGTTAACAAGATACAGAGAGCTTGCACGGCTCTCGGAGACCATGGTGACTCCAGCGCTCTACCTACTCTTTGGGAGTCCTTGCCTGCGATTGCCGTTGTTGGTGGTCAG AGCTCAGGGAAGTCTTCAGTCCTGGAGAGCATCGTGGGAAAGGACTTTTTACCCCGTGGATCTG GTATTGTTACTCGAAGGCCCCTTGTCTTGCAGTTGCAAAAGATTGATGATGGAACCCGGGAGTATGCAGAGTTTCTTCACCTCCCGAGGAAAAGATTTACTGATTTTG CTGCTGTGAGGAAGGAGATCCAAGATGAGACTGACAGAGAGACTGGACGCAGCAAGTCTATTTCTAGTGTTCCCATTCAGCTTAGCATATACTCTCCCAATG TTGTCAACTTGACACTGATAGATCTTCCAGGGCTTACAAAAGTTGCTGTTG ACGGACAATCTGAAAGTATAGTGAAGGACATTGAAAACATGGTTAGGGACTACATTGAAAAG CCCAACTGCATCATTTTGGCTATTTCACCTGCAAACCAAGATCTTGCTACCTCAGATGCAATTAAAATTTCCCGTGAGGTTGATCCATCGG GGGAGAGAACATTTGGTGTCTTGACAAAGATTGATCTTATGGACAAGGGGACTGATGCAGTGGAA ATTCTGGAAGGGAGatcttttaaacttaaatatcCATGGGTTGGTGTGGTCAACCGTTCCCAAGCAGATATTAACAAGAATGTCGACATGATTGCGGCTCGAAAAAGAGAGAGGGAATACTTTTCCAATACTACCGAGTATAGGCACCTTGCTCATAAAATGGGTTCCGAGCATTTGGCAAAGATGCTCTCCAAG CATCTCGAACATGTGATCAAATCGAGAATTCCAAGCATTCAGTCTAATATTAACAAGACAGTATTACAGCTGGAAACTGAGCTAAGTCGCCTTGGAAAGCCTATTGCAGCTGATGCAGGG GGGAAATTGTACTCAATAATGGAGATATGTCGGCTTTTTGATCAAATATTCAAGGAACATCTTGATGGAGT GCGTGCTGGTGGTGAAAAGGTGTATAACGTGTTTGATAACCAGCTTCCTGCGGCTCTGAAGAGACTCCAGTTTGACAAACAGCTAGCGATGGACAACATCCGGAAGCTGGTCACTGAGGCTGATGGTTACCAGCCTCACTTGATTGCTCCAGAGCAAGGTTACCGTCGCCTCATTGAGTCTTCTATTGTCTCCATCAGAGGCCCTGCTGAAGCATCTGTTGACACC GTTCATGCCATCCTGAAGGATCTGGTTCACAAGTCTGTGAATGAGACTGTG GAGCTAAAGCAATACCCAGCTCTGAGAGTGGAGGTGACAAACGCGGCCATTGAGTCGCTGGATAAAATGCGGGAAGGAAGCAAGAAAGCAACACTACAGCTGGTTGACATGGAGTGCAGTTACCTCACTGTTGATTTCTTCAGGAAACTTCCCCAGGATGTTGAGAAGGGTGGTAACCCCACACACTCCATTTTTGACCGCTACAATGATTCCTATCTCAGACGAATCG GATCCAATGTTTTGTCTTACGTGAATATGGTCTGTGCTGGCCTGCGGAATTCAATCCCTAAGTCCATCGTCTACTGCCAAGTCAGAGAAGCCAAGCGCAGCCTCCTCGACCATTTCTTTGCCGAGCTCGGTACCATGGAT ATGAAGAGGCTCTCGTCGCTATTGAACGAAGATCCAGCAATCATGGAGAGACGCAGTGCCATCTCTAAGCGGCTGGAGTTGTACCGAGCTGCCCAATCTGAGATCGACGCTGTCGCTTGGTCCAAGTGA
- the LOC104729775 gene encoding dynamin-related protein 1A isoform X1, translating to MENLISLVNKIQRACTALGDHGDSSALPTLWESLPAIAVVGGQSSGKSSVLESIVGKDFLPRGSGIVTRRPLVLQLQKIDDGTREYAEFLHLPRKRFTDFAAVRKEIQDETDRETGRSKSISSVPIQLSIYSPNVVNLTLIDLPGLTKVAVDGQSESIVKDIENMVRDYIEKPNCIILAISPANQDLATSDAIKISREVDPSGERTFGVLTKIDLMDKGTDAVEILEGRSFKLKYPWVGVVNRSQADINKNVDMIAARKREREYFSNTTEYRHLAHKMGSEHLAKMLSKHLEHVIKSRIPSIQSNINKTVLQLETELSRLGKPIAADAGGKLYSIMEICRLFDQIFKEHLDGVRAGGEKVYNVFDNQLPAALKRLQFDKQLAMDNIRKLVTEADGYQPHLIAPEQGYRRLIESSIVSIRGPAEASVDTVHAILKDLVHKSVNETVELKQYPALRVEVTNAAIESLDKMREGSKKATLQLVDMECSYLTVDFFRKLPQDVEKGGNPTHSIFDRYNDSYLRRIGSNVLSYVNMVCAGLRNSIPKSIVYCQVREAKRSLLDHFFAELGTMDMKRLSSLLNEDPAIMERRSAISKRLELYRAAQSEIDAVAWSK from the exons ATGGAGAATCTGATCTCTCTGGTTAACAAGATACAGAGAGCTTGCACGGCTCTCGGAGACCATGGTGACTCCAGCGCTCTACCTACTCTTTGGGAGTCCTTGCCTGCGATTGCCGTTGTTGGTGGTCAG AGCTCAGGGAAGTCTTCAGTCCTGGAGAGCATCGTGGGAAAGGACTTTTTACCCCGTGGATCTG GTATTGTTACTCGAAGGCCCCTTGTCTTGCAGTTGCAAAAGATTGATGATGGAACCCGGGAGTATGCAGAGTTTCTTCACCTCCCGAGGAAAAGATTTACTGATTTTG CTGCTGTGAGGAAGGAGATCCAAGATGAGACTGACAGAGAGACTGGACGCAGCAAGTCTATTTCTAGTGTTCCCATTCAGCTTAGCATATACTCTCCCAATG TTGTCAACTTGACACTGATAGATCTTCCAGGGCTTACAAAAGTTGCTGTTG ACGGACAATCTGAAAGTATAGTGAAGGACATTGAAAACATGGTTAGGGACTACATTGAAAAG CCCAACTGCATCATTTTGGCTATTTCACCTGCAAACCAAGATCTTGCTACCTCAGATGCAATTAAAATTTCCCGTGAGGTTGATCCATCGG GGGAGAGAACATTTGGTGTCTTGACAAAGATTGATCTTATGGACAAGGGGACTGATGCAGTGGAA ATTCTGGAAGGGAGatcttttaaacttaaatatcCATGGGTTGGTGTGGTCAACCGTTCCCAAGCAGATATTAACAAGAATGTCGAC ATGATTGCGGCTCGAAAAAGAGAGAGGGAATACTTTTCCAATACTACCGAGTATAGGCACCTTGCTCATAAAATGGGTTCCGAGCATTTGGCAAAGATGCTCTCCAAG CATCTCGAACATGTGATCAAATCGAGAATTCCAAGCATTCAGTCTAATATTAACAAGACAGTATTACAGCTGGAAACTGAGCTAAGTCGCCTTGGAAAGCCTATTGCAGCTGATGCAGGG GGGAAATTGTACTCAATAATGGAGATATGTCGGCTTTTTGATCAAATATTCAAGGAACATCTTGATGGAGT GCGTGCTGGTGGTGAAAAGGTGTATAACGTGTTTGATAACCAGCTTCCTGCGGCTCTGAAGAGACTCCAGTTTGACAAACAGCTAGCGATGGACAACATCCGGAAGCTGGTCACTGAGGCTGATGGTTACCAGCCTCACTTGATTGCTCCAGAGCAAGGTTACCGTCGCCTCATTGAGTCTTCTATTGTCTCCATCAGAGGCCCTGCTGAAGCATCTGTTGACACC GTTCATGCCATCCTGAAGGATCTGGTTCACAAGTCTGTGAATGAGACTGTG GAGCTAAAGCAATACCCAGCTCTGAGAGTGGAGGTGACAAACGCGGCCATTGAGTCGCTGGATAAAATGCGGGAAGGAAGCAAGAAAGCAACACTACAGCTGGTTGACATGGAGTGCAGTTACCTCACTGTTGATTTCTTCAGGAAACTTCCCCAGGATGTTGAGAAGGGTGGTAACCCCACACACTCCATTTTTGACCGCTACAATGATTCCTATCTCAGACGAATCG GATCCAATGTTTTGTCTTACGTGAATATGGTCTGTGCTGGCCTGCGGAATTCAATCCCTAAGTCCATCGTCTACTGCCAAGTCAGAGAAGCCAAGCGCAGCCTCCTCGACCATTTCTTTGCCGAGCTCGGTACCATGGAT ATGAAGAGGCTCTCGTCGCTATTGAACGAAGATCCAGCAATCATGGAGAGACGCAGTGCCATCTCTAAGCGGCTGGAGTTGTACCGAGCTGCCCAATCTGAGATCGACGCTGTCGCTTGGTCCAAGTGA